CTTGACCTTCACCCCTTCCTTGGCCTCGATCGACTGGTGCAGCCCCTCGGAGTAGCGGCGACCGTCGAGGACACGGCCGGTGTTCTCGTCGACGATCTTGACCTCGCCGTCGACCACGATGTACTCGCGGTCGCGCTTGAACAGCTCACGCGCCTTGAGGGCGTTCTGGAGGTGGTGGATCAGCGGGGTGTTGACCGATTCGTACATGTTGTCGATGCCGAGCAGCTGCTCGACCTTGGTCACGCCCTCCTCGGTGACCGCCACCGTGCGCTTGGCCTCGTCGACCTCGTAGTGCTCGTCGCGGGTCAGCTTCGGCGCCACGCGGCGGGCGAAGACCGTGTACCACTCGGTGGCCTGGTCGGCGGGGCCGGAGATGATCAGCGGGGTGCGCGCCTCGTCGACCAGGATCGAGTCGACCTCGTCGACGATGCAGTAGCTGTGGCCGCGCTGCACCTTGTCCTCGCTCTTGAGCACCATGTGGTCGCGCAGGAAGTCGAACCCGAACTCGTTGTTGGTGCCGTAGGTGACGTCGGCGGCGTACGCCATGCGCTTGTCGGGGCGCGGCTGCTGGGAGAACACGAGACCGACCTGCAGGCCCAGGAACCGGTAGACCCGTCCCATCCACTCCGCGTCACGGGCGGCCAGGTAGGGGTTGACGGTCACGACGTGGACGCCTTTGCCGTCCAGGGCGTTCAGGTACACCGGCATCGTCGAGGTCAGCGTCTTGCCCTCACCGGTCTTCATCTCGGCGATGTCGCCCTGATGCAGCGCCGCGCCGCCGAGCACCTGCACGTCGAACGCGCGCTGGTCGAGCACGCGGTGCGCCGCCTCCCGCACGGTCGCGAACGCCTCGGGCAGCAGGTCGTCCAGCGTCTCGTCCTCGTCAAGGCGCGAGCGGAACTCGGTGGTGCGTGCCCGCAGCTGCTCGTCGGACAGGCCGGTGACGCTGTCCTCGACGGCGTTGACCTCGGCGACGAGCCGCTCCAGCTTCCTGATCTGGCGGCCTTCCCCCATGCGGAGGAACTTCTGCAGAACCACGTCGGTGCCTTCCACGGCAGGGTGGGACGAATCAACGCCCCAGTGTAGGTGTCGACCTCGCGCCTGTGGCGGGCGATGCGGACGGGGCCGCTACTTGATCTCGAGCAGCTTCTCGCGCACCGCGTAGACCACGGCCTCCATCCGGGAGTGCAGGTGCAGCTTCTCCAGAATGTTGCGCACGTGGTTCTTCACCGTGTTCTCGGAGATGAACAGCTCCTTCGCGATGTCGCGGTTGTTCATCCCCTGGGCGACCAGCGCGAGCACCTCCATCTCCCGGTCGGTGAGGCGAGGGGCGGGCATCTGCTGCTTCTGCTCGTCCTTCTTGGCCATGGAGGCGAACTCGGTGAGCAGCTTGCCGGCCATGGACGGCGAGATCAGCGACTGGCCGGCGTGCACCTTGCGGATGGCGTCGGCGACCTCCTCGATCGAGATCTCCTTCAGCAGGTAGCCGCTGGCGCCGGCCTTGATGGCGTCGTAGAGGTCGTCCTCCTCGTCGCTGATGGTCAGCATGAGGATCTTCGAGTGCGGGACCGCGTCCTTGATCGCCTTGGTGGCGTCGATGCCGCCGTGTGCGGGCATGCGCACGTCCATCAGCACGAGGTCGGGCATGTGCTCGATCGCGAGCTCGGTGGCCTCCCGGCCGTCACCGGCCTCCGCCACCACCGCGATGTCGGGCTCGGACTCGAGCACCATCTCCAGGCCACGGCGGAACACCGCGTGGTCGTCCGCCACGATCACCCGGATGGGGTCGTCACTCGTCTCGGCTTCCGTCATCAGACCCTCCACGCCAGCGCGCCCGCTTGCGCACTAGTGTATCGGTCCTGGTTACGTCAGTGCCTCGATGAGCCCCAGGTCGCCGTCCTTGCGCCGGTAGACCACGTTGCACCCCCCGGTGGCGGCATTCGTGAAGACGTAGAACTGGTGGTCGAGCAGCTCCAGCTGCAGGGCGGCGTCCTCGGGCAGCATGGGCTGCAGCTCGAAGCTCTTGGTGCGCACGATGTGGGGTTGTGGGGCCGAGTCGTGCCGCTCGGACTCGCCGCCGGGCAGCATGGCGGCGTCGGCAGGCGTGGACAGACCCGCCGACCCCTTTCCCTGCCGGCGATCCACCATGCGGGCCTTGTAGCGCGACAGCTGGCGGGCGAAGCGGGCGGTGGCCACGTCAAGGGCCAGCCGGTGGTCGGCGCCGCACCCCTCCGCCCGGATGTGGTGGCCCTTGGTGCGGGCGGTGACCTCCACCACGGCCGGCTCGGCGATGCGGGGGTTGGACTCCTCGCGCAAGACGACCTCGACCGAGGACAGACGGTCGAAGAAGCGCGTCGCGTGCTCGATCTTCGCGACCGCCTCCGCCTTCAGACGGTCGGTGGGCTCGCAGTCCTTGCTCTTGATGGTGATGTCCACGCGGTACCTCCCGGTTGCGATTCTCGCATCGTGACGACCCCGCACCCCCAGCGCAAGGGGCCTGCCGGGGCGGCGCCACGGCAGCTCCCCGGGGGCGCTGGCAAGGTGGGGAGCATGCCTGTGCAACGCCTTGTCGGCGGCGCGCTGACCGTCGTCCTGCTGGCCGCCGTCGTGGCCCTCCTGGTGCGCCTCGACCCGGCCACCGTGACGACCAGTGCCGACGCCGGCGTGCTCGTCACCTGGACGTCCCGTGGGTTGCCGGACGGCTTCGGGTCCGCCATCGCCGAGCTCGACGCGGTGGAGGCGGTCAGCGTCGTGCGTGGCGACACGGTGAACCTCGTCGCCTCCTGGGATGGGGCGGGCACCCGCATCGACGAGCCTCCTCCCGGCATGGCGATCCCTCTGGACGCGCTCGCGGTCGATCCCGCCAGGCACGCCGGGGTCCTCGACTCCGCCGGTGCGGCCGCGGTCGCCGCCCTCACCCCGGGCGAGGCGCTGCTCGGCGAGAGCTCGGCTCGCCTGCGTGGTCTCCAGCAGGGCGCCCAGCTCGAGTTCGACAGCGGCCGGCGGGTCACGGTGGCCGGGGTCGTCCCCGACGACGTCGTCGCTCACGCCGAGGTCATGATGGTCGCCCCGACCGACGAGGTCCCCACCGAGCGGTTCGTGCGGCTGCTCCACACCGGCCCGCGGGATGCGGTCGAGGCAGCCATCCGCGCCGCCGGCGGCGCCGCGCCGGTCAACGTCCGCGGCCCCGGCGAGCAGCGGGTGCTGCGCCACGGCGGATCGCTGCTCCCGCAGGTGACGATCAAGGAGCGCTTCGGGGAGTTCGCCTATCGACCCGCGTCGGGCCGCCTCATCGACCAGGACGACGCCTGGGTCGACCAGCACATCCAGGTGACCACGGTGCCGATCATCGGCGAGGTCGCCTGCAACCGGGGGACCATCCCACCACTGCGGGACGCGATGGCCGAGCTGGCCGAGGCCGGACTGGCCCGCCTGGTCGACCCCTCCGACTACGCCGGCTGCTACGGGCCCCGCGTCATCAGCCCCGGCCAGGGCCTGTCACGCCACGCCTGGGGCATCGCGGTGGACCTGAACGCCACCACCAACGCCTACGGTGACCCCCCGACGCTCGACGCCCGGGTCGTCGAGGCCATGGCGCGCCATGGCTTCTCCTGGGGCGGGACGTGGCGGGTACCCGACGGGATGCACTTCGAGTACATGGGCGACGGCTGAGCGGTCGCGACCGCGGGCGGGCTACGCGCCGCGGCCGGTGGTCGCGGCACGGGCCTCGTCACCACCCACGGCGAGGGTGGCGACGAGCACGCGCCGGGCGCCGGCGCTGCGCAGGGCCGCCGCAGCCGCCGCCGCGGTCCCCCCGGTGGTCCGCACGTCGTCGACCAGGAGCACCGCCGGCGGCACGGGCCCGGTGGGCGCGAACACGCCCGCCGGGCTGGCCCGCCGCGCCGCCGCACCCAGCGCGGTCTGGTCAGGACGCTCCCCCACCCGCACGAGCAGGGCCGTGGCGCCGTGGCCGGCCAGCAGCCGGGGGATCTCGGCGCCGCGCTGGCGCCGCCGCCGGCGCGTCGAGGGCACCCACGTGACCGCCAGGTCAGATCCCGGCGCCGGCAGTCGCAGCCGCGCCCGCAGCACCGCCCCGAGCGGCGCGGCCGCGGCGAACGCCCCGCCGACCTTGATCGCCCGGATCGCTGCCGCCACCACGCCGGCGTAGGCGTACGCGCCGACCGCCACCACCCCCGCGTCCAGCACCGTGTAGCCGAAGTCCACCAGGGCCAGGCGCTCGGCCGCTCGCGCACAGGCGTCGCACCACGGGCCCGACGCACCCCCGCCGCAGCCGACGCAGCGGCGCGGCACCACGAGGTCGACGACACCGGACAGCCCGCCCATGACCGAAGGCTACGTCCGGGGGCGCGCACCGCCGAAGGCTGTCCACAGCGGCGCAGAGCATCCTCAGGGCGGTCGCTGCNNNNNNNNNNCCCCCCACACCCGGCACAGCAGGGAATCGCCTCCGCAAGCTCCGGCGATTCACGTCTCAGGGCAGCAGCGCCTGGGGCAGCAGGGCCACGATGCCGGTCGCCCCGAGGGCGCGCAGATCGCCGAGGCGCTGCCACAGCTGGGCTTGGCTGACCACGAGGTGCACCGCGACCAGGTCGTCCCGGCCCGCCAGGGGCAAGATCGTCGGCGCCGCCAGACCGGGGAACACGCCGCGGAGGTCGTCCAAGTGCTCGCGGGGGATGTGCAGCATGACGTAGCGGTGCGCGCGAGCGGCCAGGACCGCGTCCAGACGCAGGGCGAAGTCGTCGAGGAGCGGTGTGGCCCCGCGGCGCACGAACAGCGCCTCGCAGCGGCGCAGCACCTCGAGCACCCGCAGACGGTTGGTCGCGAGGCTGGTGCCGGTCTCGCGGAGGTCCACGATGGCGTCGGCGAGCCCGGCGACGCAGGCGCCCTCCAGCGACCCGCCCATGGTGAGGACCGTGACGTCCACGCCGCGTTCGGCGAAGAACCGCCCGGTGATCCCCGGCAGATGCGTGGCGACGACCGCGCCGGCGAGGTCGGCCATGGACTCCCGGCCGTCGTCGTCCCGGCTGGCCAGCACCAGATCGGAGCGGGAGAAGCCGAGCGGCACCGCGGGCAGCTGGTCAAGCTCGTGCTCCGCGACGATGTCGGTGGCGAGGAAGGCCGCCTGCAGCTGACCGGCGCTCAGCGCCGCGGCCGCGTCACGCGGGCGCATCTCGATGAACGCCAGCCCGTCGACGCGGGCGATGGACCCCGCGCCGTGCAGCATGCCCGTCGAGTAGCCGGCTGCCGCGAGCAGCTCGAGGCAGCGGTCACGCAGCCGTCCCTTGGACGGCACCCCGATCCTGACGCCGTCTTCGTTCACTTAACCCCTCCGGGCCTCGAGCTCGGCGAACACGTCCTGCAGGCTCACCCCCGCCCCGACGATGCCCGCCAGCACGTGGAAGAGCACGTCGGCGGCCTCCTCGGCCACGCGTCGGCGATCCGGGGTGTCCGCGCCCCGGCGCCCGAGCTCGAGGCAGAGCTCGAACGCCTCCTCCATGATCTTGCGGCTTGCCAGCTCCGGGTCACCCAGCAGGGTGGCAGAGTAGGACCCCGCCGGAGGCTGGTCCAGACGGTCGCGCAGCACCGCCTCGACCTCCGACAGGACCCCCGCCGGGAGCGGCTCTCCCCGCTCCTGCGGCGGCATCGATCCCAGCCTAGGTGCCGATGTCGTAGGAGGCCAGGTAGGTGACCTGCTCCGGGGTGAGCGTGTCGATCGGCTTGCCCATCGACTCCAGCTTCAGTCGGGCGACGTCGGCGTCCAGGTCGACGGGCACGTCGTAGACGCGCGGGTCGAGGTTGGCGGCGTTGGCCGTCAACCACTCGGCGGCGAACGCCTGGTCGGCGAAGCTCATGTCCATGACGGCGGCGGGATGTCCCTCGGCGGCACCGAGGTTCACCAGCCGTCCGCCGGCCAGCAGCACGATCCGCCGGCCGTCGGGCAGGACGAACGCCTCGGCGTTGTCCCGGACCTCGATGCGCTCCTTGCACATCTTCTCCAGGCCGGCGACGTCGAGCTCGACGTCGAAGTGACCGGAGTTGCAGACGATCGCACCGTCCTTCATGACCTCGAAGTGCTCGGTGCGGATCACCGAGGTGTTGCCGGTCAGGGTGACGAACACGTCACCGACGCGCGCCGCGTCGGCCATGGGCAGGATCCGGTAGCCCTCCATGGAGGCCTCGAGCGCCCGGATCGGGTCGACCTCGGTGACGACGACGTCGGCGCCGTGGCCCTTCGCCCGGCTGGCGACGCCCCGGCCGCAGTAGCCGAAGCCGGCCACCACGACGGTCTTGCCGGCCAGCAGGACGTTGGTCGCGCGGATGATGCCGTCCAGCGTGGACTGGCCGGTGCCGAAGCGGTTGTCGAACAGGTGCTTGGTCGGCGTGTCGTTGACCGCGACGATCGGGAACCGCAGCGCACCGGCCTTCTCCATCGCCCGCAGCCGGATGACGCCGGTGGTGGTCTCCTCGGTGCCGGCAAGGACCTTGGCGGCCTGCTCGGGACGCTGGCCGTGCAGACGGTTCACGAGGTCACAGCCGTCGTCCATCGTGAGGGTGGGGTTCTGGTCCAGGGCCGCGTCGATGTGGCGGTAGTAGGAGTCGTTGTCCTCCCCGCGGATGGCGTAGGTGGAGATCCCGTATTCGGCCACGAGGGCCGCGGCGGTGTCGTCCTGGGTGGACAGGGGGTTGCTGGCGACCAGGGTCACCTTGGCGCCGCCGGCGTCCAGCGTGCGCATCAGGTTCGCGGTCTCGGTAGTGACGTGCAGGCACGCGGCGACCGTCTGGCCTTCGAGCGGCCGCTCCTTCGCGAAGCGTTCGCGGATCGCGGCCAGGACCGGCATCGAGCGGTTGGCCCATTCGATTCGGGCTTTGCCGCGTGCGGCCAGGCCGAGATCAAGGACGTCGTGTGCGGGCAGGGACGGGCTTGCCATGTGTGTGCTCTTCCTCCAGCGGACAGGTCAACGGCTAGCCTAGCCCATCGAATTCGGGCGCCCGAAAGCCGGCCCGGTGGCCGGGTGTCAGTGACTGCGCTTCATCGCCCCGTCAGCCAGGGCGTCGGCAGCCTCGTCCAGGCGCAGGCCGACGACGTCCAGGCGACGCAGCAGATCCCGGCGTTTGAGCGTGTCCATCGTCAGCTCCCCCCCGTACAGGTCCGCGAGCGCCTGCTGGTAGCGGCGGCGCACGTCGTTGCCGTGGCGTTTCGCGCCCTTGCACGCCCGCGAGACCTCGCCGGGCTGGTCGACGAGGCGGTCGATGGCGACGCGGAGGGCGTCCGCACCGCTGCGCAGCGACTCCAGCAGCGGGGCGAGCTCGGATCGGTCCTCGGGTCGGAAGAGGTCCAGCTCGCGGATGAAGTCCTGCAGGTTGTCGAGCACGTCGTCGATCGAGCGCGAGAGCCGGAACAGGTCCTCCCGGTCGATCGGGGTGGTCAACGCCTGCGCCAGCGACTCGATGAGGTCGGCCCGCCGGTCGTCGCCCTCGTGCTCGATCTCGGCCATGCGGTCGCGGGCGGCGGCGATGTCCGCGCCCTGCACCGCCTCCAGGGCGAGCGCCACGCCGGCGAGCGTCGCGTCGATCTGCCCGCCGAGGTGGGCGACGAACACGATGTCGCCCCGGCCGCTGAGGTCCAGCATCAGCCGCTTCAGGCGACCGCGGGGCGCAGGTGGGCGGTCGTTCGTCACGACAGCAGCGCACCTCCTCGCGTGAGCACGCCTGCCAGCAGCGCGCTCACCGGCAGCGTGAACAACCATGCCAGGCCCAGGCGGCCGGCAGCGCGCCAGCGTACCCGCCGGGGGCCGTGGCTCATGCCCGCCCCGACCAGCGCCGCGGCCACCGACTGGGTCATCGACACGGGCGCCCCGAGGGCAGCGCTGGCCAGGACCGCTCCGGCCGAGGAGATCTCGGCCGCGACGGCATCCGGCGGCCGGACGGGGATGATCTCTGCGGAGAGCATCCCCGCCGCGGGGCGCAGGCCCGCCACCAGGCCGCCGGTGAAGAGCGCAGCGAGCGCCAGCAGCTCGGGGACCGACACGTCGATGCCGTCGGTGGCGCCGGTCGCCACGACCAGCACGGCCACCATCTTCTGCCCGTCGTTCCCGGCGTAGGCGAGGCACTGCATGCTGAACGCCCCCACGTGCGCGTACCGGATGCGCCGGGAGAGCCGGCCCGTGACCGGCAGCAGGCCTCCCGCCCGCGACAGGGCGAACCCGCCGAGGGCACCGACGACCGGCGCGGCCAACCCGGCGCCGAGGACCAGCCCGAGCGTGGGGAGGGACACGCTCAGGCCCCCGCCGATCCCCGCTCCCGTGATGGCCCCGACCAGTGCCAGGGTGAGGCTGGTGGGCAGACCTCGGCGGGACAGGACCGCCACCACGACCACGGCCGTGCCGACCGCCACCAGCAGCGCGGTCCGACCCGCCACCAGGCCGCCCACGTCGGAGAACGACACCAACCGGTGCACCAAGGTGGCCGCCACCTGGGTGCCGACCACCAGCGGGGCGACGACGAGCGCCAAGGCGAGCATGCCGGCCGCGACCGCCGGCGGCAGGCCCCCGACCTTCAGGCCGGCGCCGACCAGCGCCCCCCCGTCGTTCATCCCGTTGACCACGGCGAAGCCCAGCGCGGCCCCGAGCAGGAGCGGATCAGACTCCAACGGCGCGCCGCCTACGCCGGGTGCAGGCGGGGCAGGAGCCCGCGCAGCAGCGCGGCCAGCCGCTGCCCGCTGGTGTGGGCGGCGTCGAGCACCTCGGCGTGGTCCGTGGGGGTGCCCCCGGGGCGGTGCACGTTGGTGATCACCGACATGCCGAGCACCCGCAGGCCGCAGGCGCGCGCGGCGATGACCTCCAGCACCGTCGACATGCCCACCGCGTCCGCCCCCAGGGTGCGCAGCATGCGCACCTCGGCGGGGGTCTCGTAGGCCGGGCCGACCACGCCCGCGTACACCCCCTCGCCCAGCTGCTCACCGAGCTCCGCCGCGACGGCGGCGGCGCCCGCCCGCAGGTCGGGGTCGTAGGCAGCCGCCATGTCCACGAAGGTCGGGGTCGGTGTGCCGACCAACGGGCTGCGGCCGGTCAGGTTGAGGTGGTCGGTGATCGCCAGCAGGTCGCCGGGTCGCTGATCGGGTGCCAGCCCGCCGGCGGCGTTGGTGACCACGTACGTCGACACGCCCGCCTCCGCCGCTGCGCGCACCACGGCGGTGACCTCGGCGGGCTCGTGGCCCTCGTAGAGGTGCAGGCGCCCTTGCTGGACGAGCACGGAGACCCCGTGCAGCGTGCCGGCGACCAGCCGGCCCGCGTGGCCGGGGACCATCGCGACCGGCAGCCCCAGCTCGGCGAAATCCACCGCCACGGCGTCGCTGACCTCCCCGCCCAGCGCGCCGAGACCGGACCCGAGGGTCAGCAGCAGCTCGGGACGCCGGTCCCCGAGCCGTTCACGCAGCACCGCCCCGGCGTCGGTCGTCACGCGACCCCGGCCCCCTGCCGCGCAGCGGTCACCCGCGTTCCATGGCGCGCTTCAGGCGGTCGATCAGCGCGATGGGTGAGGGGTCGCGGTCGAGCGCGTAGGCCGCGTACACGCTGGTGAGGTCGGCGAACAGCAACAGCGATGCCAGCCGGGCGAGCGACCCGGTGCCCTGGGCGCTCATCTCCGCCACGTCGGCGAAGCGGTCGGCGACCAGGCCGGTGAGCAGGTCGGCGCGGTGCGCCCCGCGGGGGTGCTCACCGGCGACGTCGCGCAGCGTGACCATCACCGCGGCCTTGGCCATGGGGTGGGGCGCGTCCCACCCGACGATCTCGTTGTGTGCGACCTCGGGCAGCTCGCCGAAGAACGCCGGCAGCTCGGCGTTCTCGTTGAGCTGGCACTTGAGGCGGTAGGCCGCGACCGCGGCCAGCGGTCGCGCCCCGTGCACGACGGCCGCGCCGGCCATGGCGATGCGCGACCCCAGCTGCTTGGCGGGGTTGCGTGCGGTGGGCACCTCCCGCCCGCACGCGGCCCGGATGTCACGCTGCACCGCCACGGCCTCGTCCAGCCCGCCGTCCAGGCCCAGGGCCGCCAACACCGGCACGGCCAGCAGCCCCAAGGAGTGGCGTGGCTGGTAGTCGCGCGCCACGGGCACCCACGGCTCACCTCGGTCATGCCCGAGCTCCGCGAGACGCCCGCCGCCCGCCACGACCAACAGCCGCGCACCACGGCGGACGGCTTCGTCCGCGGCAGAGCACGTCTCCTCGGTGTCACCCGAGCACGACACCGCGACGACCAGGGACCGCGGCCCGACGAACGCCGGCAGTCCGTACGTCTTGTGCACCATGATGGGCAGGGGGAAGCCCGCATTGCCGATGGCGGCCACCACGTCCGCGCAGATGCCCGAGCCGCCGACGCCGGTCACCACGACCGCGTCCACGTCGGTGAGGTCCAGCGGCGCCGGGCGTGGCGCACCCGACCACTGGCCGGCGGCGTGCTCGACGTCGGCCAGCGCGTCCGCCGGGTCGACCTCGCTGTAGCGGTCCAATCGGTCGAGATCCATCACCCGCTCGCCTTGCTGTCCGGCTTCGTGGCCTCCTCGACCAGCATCACCGGGATGTCGTCACGGACGGGATAGTGCAGCCCGCACGCGGTGCAGATGATCAGGTTGCGCCGCGGCTTGTAGTCGATCGTGCCGTGGCACGCGGGGCAGACGAGCAGATCGATGAGCTTGGCGTCGACGGCCATGAGCAATCCTTTGTCGTCCTGCGGTCACGCAGTGCACATCACGCGCGGATGAGCTCGAGGACGCGATCGCGCACGCGCTCCATGGTCGCGGGATCGGCCGCTTCGACGTTCACGCGCAACAGCGGCTCGGTGTTGGATGGCCGCAGGTTGAACCACCAGTCGCCGGCGTCCACGGTGAGCCCGTCTGCCCAGTCGGCGTCGCCCTCCTCAGCGAACGCCGCGACGACCGCATCGGTCGCCCGTTGCTGGTCGTCGACCTCGACGTTGACCTCGCCCGACTGGGCGTAGCGGTCGTAGGGCGCGACGAGCTCGGACAGGGTGCCGCCGTGCTCGCCGAGCGCTTCGAGGAGCAGCACCCCAGCGATCAGCCCGGAGTCAGCGCGGAAGTTGTCGCGGAAGTAGTAGTGACCGGAGTGCTCGCCGGC
The genomic region above belongs to Egibacteraceae bacterium and contains:
- a CDS encoding response regulator transcription factor gives rise to the protein MTEAETSDDPIRVIVADDHAVFRRGLEMVLESEPDIAVVAEAGDGREATELAIEHMPDLVLMDVRMPAHGGIDATKAIKDAVPHSKILMLTISDEEDDLYDAIKAGASGYLLKEISIEEVADAIRKVHAGQSLISPSMAGKLLTEFASMAKKDEQKQQMPAPRLTDREMEVLALVAQGMNNRDIAKELFISENTVKNHVRNILEKLHLHSRMEAVVYAVREKLLEIK
- a CDS encoding M15 family metallopeptidase; this translates as MPVQRLVGGALTVVLLAAVVALLVRLDPATVTTSADAGVLVTWTSRGLPDGFGSAIAELDAVEAVSVVRGDTVNLVASWDGAGTRIDEPPPGMAIPLDALAVDPARHAGVLDSAGAAAVAALTPGEALLGESSARLRGLQQGAQLEFDSGRRVTVAGVVPDDVVAHAEVMMVAPTDEVPTERFVRLLHTGPRDAVEAAIRAAGGAAPVNVRGPGEQRVLRHGGSLLPQVTIKERFGEFAYRPASGRLIDQDDAWVDQHIQVTTVPIIGEVACNRGTIPPLRDAMAELAEAGLARLVDPSDYAGCYGPRVISPGQGLSRHAWGIAVDLNATTNAYGDPPTLDARVVEAMARHGFSWGGTWRVPDGMHFEYMGDG
- a CDS encoding Trm112 family protein, with protein sequence MAVDAKLIDLLVCPACHGTIDYKPRRNLIICTACGLHYPVRDDIPVMLVEEATKPDSKASG
- a CDS encoding SIS domain-containing protein; amino-acid sequence: MDLDRLDRYSEVDPADALADVEHAAGQWSGAPRPAPLDLTDVDAVVVTGVGGSGICADVVAAIGNAGFPLPIMVHKTYGLPAFVGPRSLVVAVSCSGDTEETCSAADEAVRRGARLLVVAGGGRLAELGHDRGEPWVPVARDYQPRHSLGLLAVPVLAALGLDGGLDEAVAVQRDIRAACGREVPTARNPAKQLGSRIAMAGAAVVHGARPLAAVAAYRLKCQLNENAELPAFFGELPEVAHNEIVGWDAPHPMAKAAVMVTLRDVAGEHPRGAHRADLLTGLVADRFADVAEMSAQGTGSLARLASLLLFADLTSVYAAYALDRDPSPIALIDRLKRAMERG
- the hisG gene encoding ATP phosphoribosyltransferase encodes the protein MNEDGVRIGVPSKGRLRDRCLELLAAAGYSTGMLHGAGSIARVDGLAFIEMRPRDAAAALSAGQLQAAFLATDIVAEHELDQLPAVPLGFSRSDLVLASRDDDGRESMADLAGAVVATHLPGITGRFFAERGVDVTVLTMGGSLEGACVAGLADAIVDLRETGTSLATNRLRVLEVLRRCEALFVRRGATPLLDDFALRLDAVLAARAHRYVMLHIPREHLDDLRGVFPGLAAPTILPLAGRDDLVAVHLVVSQAQLWQRLGDLRALGATGIVALLPQALLP
- a CDS encoding inorganic phosphate transporter codes for the protein MESDPLLLGAALGFAVVNGMNDGGALVGAGLKVGGLPPAVAAGMLALALVVAPLVVGTQVAATLVHRLVSFSDVGGLVAGRTALLVAVGTAVVVVAVLSRRGLPTSLTLALVGAITGAGIGGGLSVSLPTLGLVLGAGLAAPVVGALGGFALSRAGGLLPVTGRLSRRIRYAHVGAFSMQCLAYAGNDGQKMVAVLVVATGATDGIDVSVPELLALAALFTGGLVAGLRPAAGMLSAEIIPVRPPDAVAAEISSAGAVLASAALGAPVSMTQSVAAALVGAGMSHGPRRVRWRAAGRLGLAWLFTLPVSALLAGVLTRGGALLS
- the raiA gene encoding ribosome-associated translation inhibitor RaiA, with product MDITIKSKDCEPTDRLKAEAVAKIEHATRFFDRLSSVEVVLREESNPRIAEPAVVEVTARTKGHHIRAEGCGADHRLALDVATARFARQLSRYKARMVDRRQGKGSAGLSTPADAAMLPGGESERHDSAPQPHIVRTKSFELQPMLPEDAALQLELLDHQFYVFTNAATGGCNVVYRRKDGDLGLIEALT
- a CDS encoding purine-nucleoside phosphorylase, which translates into the protein MTTDAGAVLRERLGDRRPELLLTLGSGLGALGGEVSDAVAVDFAELGLPVAMVPGHAGRLVAGTLHGVSVLVQQGRLHLYEGHEPAEVTAVVRAAAEAGVSTYVVTNAAGGLAPDQRPGDLLAITDHLNLTGRSPLVGTPTPTFVDMAAAYDPDLRAGAAAVAAELGEQLGEGVYAGVVGPAYETPAEVRMLRTLGADAVGMSTVLEVIAARACGLRVLGMSVITNVHRPGGTPTDHAEVLDAAHTSGQRLAALLRGLLPRLHPA
- the hisE gene encoding phosphoribosyl-ATP diphosphatase, producing the protein MPPQERGEPLPAGVLSEVEAVLRDRLDQPPAGSYSATLLGDPELASRKIMEEAFELCLELGRRGADTPDRRRVAEEAADVLFHVLAGIVGAGVSLQDVFAELEARRG
- the ahcY gene encoding adenosylhomocysteinase; the protein is MASPSLPAHDVLDLGLAARGKARIEWANRSMPVLAAIRERFAKERPLEGQTVAACLHVTTETANLMRTLDAGGAKVTLVASNPLSTQDDTAAALVAEYGISTYAIRGEDNDSYYRHIDAALDQNPTLTMDDGCDLVNRLHGQRPEQAAKVLAGTEETTTGVIRLRAMEKAGALRFPIVAVNDTPTKHLFDNRFGTGQSTLDGIIRATNVLLAGKTVVVAGFGYCGRGVASRAKGHGADVVVTEVDPIRALEASMEGYRILPMADAARVGDVFVTLTGNTSVIRTEHFEVMKDGAIVCNSGHFDVELDVAGLEKMCKERIEVRDNAEAFVLPDGRRIVLLAGGRLVNLGAAEGHPAAVMDMSFADQAFAAEWLTANAANLDPRVYDVPVDLDADVARLKLESMGKPIDTLTPEQVTYLASYDIGT
- a CDS encoding DUF47 family protein translates to MTNDRPPAPRGRLKRLMLDLSGRGDIVFVAHLGGQIDATLAGVALALEAVQGADIAAARDRMAEIEHEGDDRRADLIESLAQALTTPIDREDLFRLSRSIDDVLDNLQDFIRELDLFRPEDRSELAPLLESLRSGADALRVAIDRLVDQPGEVSRACKGAKRHGNDVRRRYQQALADLYGGELTMDTLKRRDLLRRLDVVGLRLDEAADALADGAMKRSH